A portion of the Andreesenia angusta genome contains these proteins:
- a CDS encoding Wadjet anti-phage system protein JetD domain-containing protein gives MYEYLISCLRKHRKKTISLEELESLVTGETSYREFSESVSRLVDDGVLLEKSPEKNNGKEIPLCYRYGIDRHALLKDHREGILECRLGLESDISLEAYYGLSESTWKRDIPHIEKIDGYISKMGFPQVTATSQERSFQLVGDEKWIDEKGGKAVLERLGIWEKLKIECSPDPLMIGVNADVFSKDINLHLVVENKATFMALLDGLRDTGYASLIFGAGWKIVSNIDMLSIQLGTGGIDRIYYFGDLDSEGISIWSALSEKADVELGTDFYRALLNKSSSIGKENQKRNPEAIERFVECFSEQESEEILRILDSGRYIPQEALSKDELLEIWRDSNWK, from the coding sequence ATGTACGAATATTTGATTTCATGCCTGAGAAAGCATAGGAAAAAGACAATAAGCCTGGAAGAGCTGGAGAGTTTGGTGACGGGAGAAACTTCCTACAGGGAGTTTTCTGAATCTGTAAGTCGGCTGGTGGATGATGGTGTACTTTTGGAAAAAAGTCCAGAAAAGAACAACGGCAAGGAAATTCCCCTATGCTACAGATATGGCATAGATAGACATGCGCTTTTGAAAGATCACAGGGAAGGCATATTGGAGTGCAGACTTGGTTTGGAATCGGATATCAGTCTGGAAGCTTACTATGGCTTGAGTGAAAGCACTTGGAAGAGAGATATTCCACATATAGAGAAGATAGATGGGTATATATCTAAAATGGGGTTTCCACAGGTTACTGCGACATCTCAAGAGAGGTCATTTCAGCTGGTGGGGGATGAAAAGTGGATAGACGAAAAAGGTGGAAAAGCGGTGCTGGAAAGGCTGGGTATTTGGGAAAAGCTTAAGATAGAGTGCAGTCCGGATCCGCTTATGATAGGCGTAAATGCAGATGTATTTTCAAAAGATATAAATCTCCACTTGGTGGTTGAGAACAAGGCCACCTTTATGGCCCTTCTTGATGGACTTAGAGACACAGGCTACGCGTCGCTTATATTCGGCGCAGGCTGGAAGATAGTCTCCAACATAGATATGCTGAGTATTCAGCTTGGGACTGGGGGAATAGATCGTATATACTACTTTGGAGACCTTGACAGTGAGGGCATCTCTATATGGAGCGCCTTAAGTGAAAAAGCGGATGTAGAGCTTGGGACGGACTTTTACAGGGCGCTTTTAAACAAGTCGTCCAGCATTGGAAAAGAAAACCAGAAAAGAAATCCCGAGGCTATAGAGAGGTTTGTAGAATGTTTTAGCGAGCAGGAGAGCGAAGAGATACTTAGAATACTGGATAGTGGAAGATATATTCCGCAAGAGGCTCTCTCTAAAGATGAACTTTTGGAAATATGGAGGGATTCAAATTGGAAATAA